In one Antennarius striatus isolate MH-2024 chromosome 1, ASM4005453v1, whole genome shotgun sequence genomic region, the following are encoded:
- the LOC137596203 gene encoding uncharacterized protein produces MEVASYVQTAGSHAASLLASLNLQREQAQFCDGVIRLRQNPGQLYLAHRCVLAASSPVLASILSSTGTLLDLQVPCLSDAVLRLVLDYIYRGTLPLINSQQQYSNLLSAARHLQMDDLEETLRTMVNNANNIAAENQPHKDINDTYCKTFNMIHKYPPSSSITCSVNTLDREGKNLDDTDICRSRNENSTDNWFRTHVTPLSNASTGCSAPESTESSINTDRRQTTLVTPQDINQSIPSTTNMNRISRVDKEVTEGQFYSAEAVKPERRQPSTGKEPVRTEKNVRSLDVLCTAEGQGKQTSGMEKTQSSQMENNREEAQKAHQFLHPHLSSCHIKVNVSSSQWSSHSPTPPYLCCGAVPVIRHSSTATLSEASSVPLYHPESLAPVGTGRASHLQSGFTDDDGTVEAMMTKHKNLYGNQDQDNRAHRDHTGTQILYFKYSSDQYARKDSYFKSNGDQSDMLEQEHNSSRTDRDEHMDVELSQNTDDDVQHDFCASSQNLTKLCRDDLPSQNKDTNRTGKGFKYKTDETDSFHYFTPKHQQPDHHRSLLGNASAEQFIQAQDPSADMKKRDINHNGRGPQHDHYSTVDRDEKSTIDAVSCPDEHDDKDVAAGNSTAQMSLEHDNNSDSPTSDSKSLQNISVSEDNLTDHVVGQSYHGRLYYHYIPNDETQLPHIDPDYKNSDISQPGHSDQYSVDGAVASPGLSSWRQHFAATDQVVLLDISDKPAELLMSYRHRSDELEEWDTLNQTSTSGNTLGDNDRQQQHRTSSAKTTKRRIGPGTGEVAESFDETETKVWVTETCTGERKSNGKVQSSPAADAVHKSRSSEGDNQTTTLTACSSPCVPDSEQTDVSSTLSVCIPSNLSASTPRNTPAHLSPPGHYPIQCTLCSRSFSQRGSLNRHMRSHLGVRPFPCPRCPMTFSRQYRVLEHMRVHQRCVLGGDFQKSPASLM; encoded by the exons atggag GTTGCATCCTATGTCCAGACAGCTGGAAGCCACGCAGCATCACTGTTGGCAAGTCTGAACCTCCAAAGAGAACAAGCCCAGTTCTGCGACGGTGTAATCAGACTGAGACAAAACCCAGGTCAGCTTTACCTAGCCCACAG GTGTGTCCTGGCAGCTTCTAGTCCAGTGTTGGCATCTATCTTATCTTCCACTGGCACCCTATTGGATTTACAGGTTCCATGCCTGTCAGACGCTGTACTGAGGCTTGTTCTGGACTACATTTACAGAGGGACTTTACCATTAATTAATAGCCAGCAGCAATACTCCAATCTGCTTTCTGCCGCCCGTCACCTGCAGATGGATGATCTGGAAGAGACACTGAGGACTATGGTGAACAATGCAAATAATATAGCTGCTGAAAATCAGCCACATAAAGACATTAATGATACTTATTGTAAAACTTTCAATATGATTCATAAGTATCcgccatcatcatcaatcaCCTGTAGTGTAAATACGCTGGACAGAGAGGGTAAAAATTTGGATGACACAGATATATGTAGGAGCAGAAATGAGAATAGTACAGACAACTGGTTTAGAACTCATGTAACCCCTTTAAGCAATGCAAGCACCGGCTGTAGTGCGCCTGAAAGCACTGAAAGTAGTATAAATACAGACCGCAGGCAAACAACCTTGGTGACACCTCAGGATATAAATCAAAGTATCCCTTCCACTACTAACATGAACAGGATATCAAGAGTGGACAAAGAGGTGACAGAGGGTCAGTTCTACTCAGCTGAGGCTGTAAAACCAGAGAGAAGACAACCGAGCACAGGgaaggaaccagtcagaacagAAAAGAACGTAAGAAGCTTGGATGTACTCTGCACTGCAGAAGGACAAGGCAAGCAGACAAGTGGAATGGAAAAGACACAGTCTAGTCAAATGGAGAATAACAGAGAAGAGGCACAAAAGGCCCATCAGTTTCTCCATCCTCATCTGTCATCCTGCCACATTAAGGTCAATGTTTCTTCCTCGCAATGGTCCTCACACTCCCCTACACCACCATATCTGTGCTGTGGGGCAGTCCCTGTTATTCGTCACAGCAGTACAGCGACTTTGTCAGAGGCGTCTTCAGTCCCTCTGTACCACCCAGAGTCTCTGGCCCCCGTTGGCACTGGCAGGGCTTCCCACTTACAATCAGGATTTACAGATGATGATGGAACTGTTGAGGCCATGATGACAAAGCACAAAAATCTTTATGGAAACCAGGATCAGGATAACAGAGCCCATAGAGACCATACTGGAACCCAGATATTATATTTCAAGTATAGTTCAGATCAATATGCAAGAAAGGATTCATACTTTAAATCGAATGGAGATCAATCAGACATGCTGGAGCAGGAACATAACAGCAGCAGGACAGACCGTGATGAACATATGGATGTTGAATTATCCCAGAATACAGATGATGATGTTCAGCATGATTTTTGTGCTTCATCTCAAAACTTGACAAAACTTTGTAGGGATGATTTACCTTCACAGAATAAGGATACAAACAGAACAGGCAAAGGATTCAAATATAAAACCGATGAAACTGacagttttcattattttacccCCAAACATCAACAACCAGATCACCACAGATCCCTGCTGGGAAATGCATCAGCAGAGCAGTTCATCCAGGCACAAGATCCAAGTGCTGATATGAAAAAACGGGATATCAACCACAATGGCCGTGGACCTCAACATGATCACTACTCAACTGTGGATAGAGACGAGAAGAGCACGATAGATGCAGTCTCTTGCCCGGATGAACATGATGACAAAGATGTAGCTGCGGGTAATTCTACTGCCCAAATGTCTCTGGAACATGACAATAACTCAGATTCTCCAACCTCAGATTCAAAGTCACTCCAAAACATTTCAGTGTCTGAGGACAACCTGACTGACCACGTTGTGGGCCAGTCATACCACGGGCGTCTATATTATCACTACATACCTAATGATGAAACACAGTTACCACACATTGACCCAGATTATAAAAACTCTGACATTAGCCAACCCGGTCATTCAGATCAGTACAGCGTAGATGGTGCCGTTGCCAGTCCAGGTCTCAGTTCTTGGAGGCAGCACTTTGCTGCTACAGACCAGGTAGTATTGTTGGACATCAGTGACAAACCAGCAGAATTACTCATGTCCTATAGACACAGGTCTGATGAACTAGAGGAGTGGGATACATTGAACCAGACAAGTACATCTGGAAACACGCTTGGAGATAATGATAGACAACAACAGCACAGAACATCatcagcaaaaacaacaaaaagaagaatCGGACCAGGGACAGGAGAAGTGGCTGAGAGTTTTGATGAGACCGAGACTAAAGTTTGGGTCACAGAAACATGTactggagaaagaaaatctAATGGCAAAGTGCAAAGCAGTCCAGCAGCTGACGCTGTACATAAAAGTCGTAGTTCGGAGGGTGACAACCAGACAACTACCTTGACAGCCTGTTCATCTCCTTGTGTGCCAGACTCTGAACAAACCGATGTGTCGTCTACTTTGTCTGTCTGCATACCGTCTAACCTTTCAGCCAGCACGCCAAGAAATACACCAGCTCATCTGTCCCCTCCTGGTCACTACCccatccagtgcactttatgcAGCCGCTCCTTTAGCCAGCGAGGCTCTCTGAATAGACACATGCGGAGCCACCTCGGGGTCCGACCCTTCCCCTGCCCTCGTTGTCCAATGACCTTTTCACGCCAGTACCGTGTCCTGGAGCACATGCGTGTTCACCAGCGTTGTGTTCTTGGTGGTGACTTTCAAAAGTCCCCTGCCTCTTTGATGTGA
- the lpin1a gene encoding phosphatidate phosphatase LPIN1 isoform X1, protein MNYVGQLAGQVFVQVKELYRGLNPATLSGCIDVIVVRQPDGSLQCSPFHVRFGKMGVLRSREKVVDIEINGEPVSLQMKLGENGEAFFVKETENTLEVVPSYLATSPIMSTGEALMASQLARGNSRHHDTIPCSSLPVQNLGPQQSDGGTTKKRRKRRRKARLEAGGGGGRREENAEEFSEDEDMFTIDLSSDEEQEDDSSRPVHSDQGLAANMHTHPSSNWTPPQSNKVKESLSIPPLCGLSISCPQQTSHFSSPVSSPDDSRSSTPKSDSEITNQNKDNPEILWTWGELPQAAQPSFLSSLQRQDPATAVSIPVSSSTHFRAISGAGSPSVNIFAPQLGETAAYSEDKGTEEDKNETSVPHAIKTECRTAGERGREVESVGSVCTEMEEPPRVLSDPLDEGRNRGSPIRTDSPSKKKEKRSQHLGADGIYLDDITELEPEVAALYFPKSDGGSVLFRGDSDMMMMRSINQSPHSVGSSGVDSGVDSLSDPMGDLPHVAISLCGGLADNREITREHFQERAISYQQFSENPSMIDDPNLVVKIGSKYYNWNTAAPVMLAMQVYQKPLPQASVDNIIKEKMPKKGGRWWFSWRSRNSDSKSDSVTEAEGAGGENSLPLASVSRIKDESSSSDEDHRTVNRPAGSCQSDLLMSSSSVCYKKTLRLTSEQLEGLLLEEGPNDVVFSVTTQYQGTCRCHGTIYLWNWDDRIVISDIDGTITRSDTLGHILPTLGKDWTHQGIASLYHKVSQNGYKFMYCSARAIGMADMTRGYLHWVNERGTMLPMGPVLLSPSSLLSALHREVIEKKPEKFKIECLTDIKNLFYPNTEPFYAAFGNRATDVYSYKEVGVPLNRIFTVNPKGELTQEHAKTNISSFGRLCEVVDHVFPVLVRDEGADCSSQFDQCSYWNDEHPNDNKQKEDDTQSPETS, encoded by the exons ATGAACTATGTGGGTCAGTTGGCAGGCCAGGTATTTGTGCAGGTCAAGGAGCTGTACCGGGGACTCAACCCTGCAACCCTGTCTGGATGCATTGATGTCATTGTGGTACGGCAGCCCGATGGCTCCCTGCAGTGCTCCCCCTTCCACGTCCGCTTTGGCAAGATGGGCGTACTGCGTTCTCGTGAGAAAGTG GTGGACATAGAGATTAATGGTGAGCCTGTGAGTTTGCAGATGAAGCTGGGGGAGAATGGAGAAGCCTTCTTCGTCAAAGAAACTGAAAACACACTG gaagtggttccGTCCTACCTTGCAACATCACCCATCATGTCAACCGGGGAGGCCCTCATGGCATCCCAGCTGGCCAGGGGCAATTCTCGTCACCACG ACACCATCCCCTGCAGTTCACTTCCTGTACAGAACCTAGGACCACAGCAAAGTGATGGTGGGACgacaaagaagaggagaaagaggaggaggaaggcacggctggaggcaggaggaggaggagggaggagagaggagaacgCAGAGGAGTTCTCAGAGGATGAGGACATGTTTACGATTGACTTGAGCTCAGATGAAGAGCAAGAGGATGACAGCAGCAG ACCTGTGCACAGTGATCAGGGGTTGGCAGCcaatatgcacacacaccccagcTCCAATTGGACCCCCCCACAGAG TAATAAAGTTAAGGAGAgtctctccatccctcccctCTGTGGTCTGTCCATCTCTTGTCCTCAGCAGACTTCTCACTTCTCTTCCCCTGTTAG CAGTCCTGATGATTCAAGGTCATCAACGCCAAAGAGCGACTCAGAGATAACCAATCAGAACAAAGATAACCCTGAAATCCTGTGGACTTGGGGGGAGCTACCACAGGCTGCCCAG CCCtccttcctgtcttctctccaGAGGCAGGACCCAGCCACAGCTGTCTCCATCCCCGTGTCTTCCAGTACTCACTTCAGAGCCATCAGTGGCGCTGGATCCCCCTCCGTCAACATTTTTGCTCCCCAGCTAGGGGAGACTGCTGCTTACAGTGAGGACAAGGgcacagaagaagacaaaaatgaaaccaGTGTTCCACATGCCATCAAGACTGAGTGCAGGACTGCAGGAGAGCGAG GAAGAGAAGTTGAGAGTGTTGGGTCAGTGTGTACAGAGATGGAGGAGCCCCCCAGGGTTCTCAGTGATCCTCTTGATGAAGGCAGGAATAGAGGAAGTCCCATCAGAACTGATTCACCATCCAAGAAGAAAG AGAAGAGAAGCCAACACCTTGGGGCTGATGGTATATACCTGGATGACATTACAGAGCTGGAGCCTGAAGTAGCTGCTCTTTATTTCCCTAAAAG TGATGGAGGCAGTGTCCTGTTCAGAGGAGACTCTGACATGATGATGATGCGAAGCATTAATCAGTCCCCACATTCAGTGGGCAGCAGTGGCGTGGACAGCGGCGTAGACAGTCTATCTGACCCGATGGGGGACCTGCCTCATGTCGCCATCTCTCTGTGTGGAGGACTCGCAGATAACAGGGAAATCACGAGAG AACACTTCCAGGAGAGGGCAATTTCCTATCAGCAGTTCTCTGAAAACCCTTCTATGATTGATGATCCTAACCTGGTGGTCAAGATAGGAAGCAA GTACTACAACTGGAACACAGCAGCTCCTGTCATGTTGGCCATGCAAGTCTATCAGAAACCACTGCCACAG GCTTCAGTCGACAACATCATAAAGGAAAAGATGCCAAAGAAAGGAGGACGCTGGTGGTTTTCATGGAGGAGCAGGAACAGCGACTCCAAATCA GATTCGGTGACAGAAGCAGAAGGAGCCGGAGGAGAGAACTCACTTCCTCTGGCCTCAGTGAGCAG GATAAAAGATGAGTCCTCGTCTAGTGACGAGGACCACAGGACAGTGAATCGGCCAGCGGGATCCTGCCAGTCGGACCTGCTCATGAGTTCCAGCAGTGTTTGTTACAAGAAGACTCTTAGACTGACCTCAGAGCAGCTG GAAGGCctgctcctggaggagggtcCTAATGATGTGGTGTTCAGTGTGACCACTCAGTATCAGGGCACCTGCCGTTGCCATGGCACAATCTACCTTTGGAACTGGGATGACAGGATAGTCATCTCCGACATAGATGGAACCATCACCAG GTCAGATACCCTGGGTCACATCCTCCCCACGCTGGGTAAAGACTGGACCCACCAGGGCATTGCAAGTCTCTACCATAAAGTCAGCCA GAATGGATATAAATTCATGTACTGCTCAGCGAGGGCCATTGGTATGGCTGACATGACCCGAGGCTACCTGCACTGGGTTAATGAGAGGGGAACGATGCTGCCAATGGGTCCAGTGTTGCTCAGCCCCAGCAGCCTTCTGTCTGCTTTGCACAG gGAGGTGATtgagaagaagccagagaagTTTAAGATCGAGTGTCTCACAGATATAAAGAATCTTTTCTACCCGAACACTGAACCTTTCTATGCGGCTTTCGGCAACAGAGCGACA GATGTGTATTCCTATAAGGAGGTGGGTGTTCCTCTGAACAGGATTTTCACTGTCAATCCTAAGGGGGAGTTGACCCAGGAGCACGCTAAAACCAATATCTCTTC CTTCGGGCGCCTGTGTGAAGTAGTTGACCACGTCTTCCCAGTTCTAGTCCGGGATGAGGGAGCAGACTGCTCCAGTCAATTTGACCAGTGCAGCTACTGGAATGATGAACATCCTAATgacaacaaacagaaagaagatgACACACAGTCGCCTGAGACAAGCTGA
- the lpin1a gene encoding phosphatidate phosphatase LPIN1 isoform X2 — MNYVGQLAGQVFVQVKELYRGLNPATLSGCIDVIVVRQPDGSLQCSPFHVRFGKMGVLRSREKVVDIEINGEPVSLQMKLGENGEAFFVKETENTLEVVPSYLATSPIMSTGEALMASQLARGNSRHHDTIPCSSLPVQNLGPQQSDGGTTKKRRKRRRKARLEAGGGGGRREENAEEFSEDEDMFTIDLSSDEEQEDDSSRPVHSDQGLAANMHTHPSSNWTPPQSNKVKESLSIPPLCGLSISCPQQTSHFSSPVSPDDSRSSTPKSDSEITNQNKDNPEILWTWGELPQAAQPSFLSSLQRQDPATAVSIPVSSSTHFRAISGAGSPSVNIFAPQLGETAAYSEDKGTEEDKNETSVPHAIKTECRTAGERGREVESVGSVCTEMEEPPRVLSDPLDEGRNRGSPIRTDSPSKKKEKRSQHLGADGIYLDDITELEPEVAALYFPKSDGGSVLFRGDSDMMMMRSINQSPHSVGSSGVDSGVDSLSDPMGDLPHVAISLCGGLADNREITREHFQERAISYQQFSENPSMIDDPNLVVKIGSKYYNWNTAAPVMLAMQVYQKPLPQASVDNIIKEKMPKKGGRWWFSWRSRNSDSKSDSVTEAEGAGGENSLPLASVSRIKDESSSSDEDHRTVNRPAGSCQSDLLMSSSSVCYKKTLRLTSEQLEGLLLEEGPNDVVFSVTTQYQGTCRCHGTIYLWNWDDRIVISDIDGTITRSDTLGHILPTLGKDWTHQGIASLYHKVSQNGYKFMYCSARAIGMADMTRGYLHWVNERGTMLPMGPVLLSPSSLLSALHREVIEKKPEKFKIECLTDIKNLFYPNTEPFYAAFGNRATDVYSYKEVGVPLNRIFTVNPKGELTQEHAKTNISSFGRLCEVVDHVFPVLVRDEGADCSSQFDQCSYWNDEHPNDNKQKEDDTQSPETS, encoded by the exons ATGAACTATGTGGGTCAGTTGGCAGGCCAGGTATTTGTGCAGGTCAAGGAGCTGTACCGGGGACTCAACCCTGCAACCCTGTCTGGATGCATTGATGTCATTGTGGTACGGCAGCCCGATGGCTCCCTGCAGTGCTCCCCCTTCCACGTCCGCTTTGGCAAGATGGGCGTACTGCGTTCTCGTGAGAAAGTG GTGGACATAGAGATTAATGGTGAGCCTGTGAGTTTGCAGATGAAGCTGGGGGAGAATGGAGAAGCCTTCTTCGTCAAAGAAACTGAAAACACACTG gaagtggttccGTCCTACCTTGCAACATCACCCATCATGTCAACCGGGGAGGCCCTCATGGCATCCCAGCTGGCCAGGGGCAATTCTCGTCACCACG ACACCATCCCCTGCAGTTCACTTCCTGTACAGAACCTAGGACCACAGCAAAGTGATGGTGGGACgacaaagaagaggagaaagaggaggaggaaggcacggctggaggcaggaggaggaggagggaggagagaggagaacgCAGAGGAGTTCTCAGAGGATGAGGACATGTTTACGATTGACTTGAGCTCAGATGAAGAGCAAGAGGATGACAGCAGCAG ACCTGTGCACAGTGATCAGGGGTTGGCAGCcaatatgcacacacaccccagcTCCAATTGGACCCCCCCACAGAG TAATAAAGTTAAGGAGAgtctctccatccctcccctCTGTGGTCTGTCCATCTCTTGTCCTCAGCAGACTTCTCACTTCTCTTCCCCTGTTAG TCCTGATGATTCAAGGTCATCAACGCCAAAGAGCGACTCAGAGATAACCAATCAGAACAAAGATAACCCTGAAATCCTGTGGACTTGGGGGGAGCTACCACAGGCTGCCCAG CCCtccttcctgtcttctctccaGAGGCAGGACCCAGCCACAGCTGTCTCCATCCCCGTGTCTTCCAGTACTCACTTCAGAGCCATCAGTGGCGCTGGATCCCCCTCCGTCAACATTTTTGCTCCCCAGCTAGGGGAGACTGCTGCTTACAGTGAGGACAAGGgcacagaagaagacaaaaatgaaaccaGTGTTCCACATGCCATCAAGACTGAGTGCAGGACTGCAGGAGAGCGAG GAAGAGAAGTTGAGAGTGTTGGGTCAGTGTGTACAGAGATGGAGGAGCCCCCCAGGGTTCTCAGTGATCCTCTTGATGAAGGCAGGAATAGAGGAAGTCCCATCAGAACTGATTCACCATCCAAGAAGAAAG AGAAGAGAAGCCAACACCTTGGGGCTGATGGTATATACCTGGATGACATTACAGAGCTGGAGCCTGAAGTAGCTGCTCTTTATTTCCCTAAAAG TGATGGAGGCAGTGTCCTGTTCAGAGGAGACTCTGACATGATGATGATGCGAAGCATTAATCAGTCCCCACATTCAGTGGGCAGCAGTGGCGTGGACAGCGGCGTAGACAGTCTATCTGACCCGATGGGGGACCTGCCTCATGTCGCCATCTCTCTGTGTGGAGGACTCGCAGATAACAGGGAAATCACGAGAG AACACTTCCAGGAGAGGGCAATTTCCTATCAGCAGTTCTCTGAAAACCCTTCTATGATTGATGATCCTAACCTGGTGGTCAAGATAGGAAGCAA GTACTACAACTGGAACACAGCAGCTCCTGTCATGTTGGCCATGCAAGTCTATCAGAAACCACTGCCACAG GCTTCAGTCGACAACATCATAAAGGAAAAGATGCCAAAGAAAGGAGGACGCTGGTGGTTTTCATGGAGGAGCAGGAACAGCGACTCCAAATCA GATTCGGTGACAGAAGCAGAAGGAGCCGGAGGAGAGAACTCACTTCCTCTGGCCTCAGTGAGCAG GATAAAAGATGAGTCCTCGTCTAGTGACGAGGACCACAGGACAGTGAATCGGCCAGCGGGATCCTGCCAGTCGGACCTGCTCATGAGTTCCAGCAGTGTTTGTTACAAGAAGACTCTTAGACTGACCTCAGAGCAGCTG GAAGGCctgctcctggaggagggtcCTAATGATGTGGTGTTCAGTGTGACCACTCAGTATCAGGGCACCTGCCGTTGCCATGGCACAATCTACCTTTGGAACTGGGATGACAGGATAGTCATCTCCGACATAGATGGAACCATCACCAG GTCAGATACCCTGGGTCACATCCTCCCCACGCTGGGTAAAGACTGGACCCACCAGGGCATTGCAAGTCTCTACCATAAAGTCAGCCA GAATGGATATAAATTCATGTACTGCTCAGCGAGGGCCATTGGTATGGCTGACATGACCCGAGGCTACCTGCACTGGGTTAATGAGAGGGGAACGATGCTGCCAATGGGTCCAGTGTTGCTCAGCCCCAGCAGCCTTCTGTCTGCTTTGCACAG gGAGGTGATtgagaagaagccagagaagTTTAAGATCGAGTGTCTCACAGATATAAAGAATCTTTTCTACCCGAACACTGAACCTTTCTATGCGGCTTTCGGCAACAGAGCGACA GATGTGTATTCCTATAAGGAGGTGGGTGTTCCTCTGAACAGGATTTTCACTGTCAATCCTAAGGGGGAGTTGACCCAGGAGCACGCTAAAACCAATATCTCTTC CTTCGGGCGCCTGTGTGAAGTAGTTGACCACGTCTTCCCAGTTCTAGTCCGGGATGAGGGAGCAGACTGCTCCAGTCAATTTGACCAGTGCAGCTACTGGAATGATGAACATCCTAATgacaacaaacagaaagaagatgACACACAGTCGCCTGAGACAAGCTGA
- the LOC137594871 gene encoding uncharacterized protein isoform X2: MSVELLSASRNDAVLQSTTVGGSKPLHRFIKGQPSTIIVLVMGSSFFIVSIAIMWASDKYIWRSVPPGFVLGVLFIISGILYIVTEHNPTKKTVTVSLALSIVSLLAAFWTIFYTAPSIAASHYYRRYDFPVIVQENETEPFTTDEMLMSSVEIMALSVEAVYLFYSITGAIIFIVMSILAGAALRSTRSMAVVLMSTAATGTQVE; the protein is encoded by the exons ATGTCTGTGGAGCTTCTGTCTGCAAGCAGGAATGATGCCGTTCTCCAAAGCACCACAGTGGGAGGCAGCAAACCTTTACATCGCTTTATTAAGGGGCAGCCCAGCACT ATCATTGTGCTGGTCATGGGCTCATCTTTCTTCATTGTATCCATTGCAATCATGTGGGCGTCCGATAAATACATATGGAGAAGTGTCCCACCTGGTTTCGTGCTGGGAGTTCTG TTCATCATAAGTGGAATTCTGTACATTGTGACCGAGCACAACCCAACCAAGAAAACA GTAACAGTATCATTGGCTCTAAGTATTGTGAGCCTCCTGGCAGCTTTTTGGACAATCTTCTACACAGCTCCGAGTATAGCAGCCAGTCACTATTACAGACGCTACGATTTTCCTGTGATTGTTCAGGAAAATGAAACAGAGCCTTTCACCACTGATGAAATGCTGATGTCATCTGTAGAG ATCATGGCGTTGTCTGTGGAAGCAGTCTACTTGTTCTACAGTATCACAGGagcaattatttttattgtaatgtCCATTCTGGCTGGGGCTGCTCTCCGTTCTACAAGGAGTATG GCAGTTGTATTGATGTCCACAGCAGCAACTGGAACACAAGTTGAGTGA
- the LOC137594871 gene encoding uncharacterized protein isoform X1: MSVELLSASRNDAVLQSTTVGGSKPLHRFIKGQPSTVGIIVLVMGSSFFIVSIAIMWASDKYIWRSVPPGFVLGVLFIISGILYIVTEHNPTKKTVTVSLALSIVSLLAAFWTIFYTAPSIAASHYYRRYDFPVIVQENETEPFTTDEMLMSSVEIMALSVEAVYLFYSITGAIIFIVMSILAGAALRSTRSMAVVLMSTAATGTQVE; this comes from the exons ATGTCTGTGGAGCTTCTGTCTGCAAGCAGGAATGATGCCGTTCTCCAAAGCACCACAGTGGGAGGCAGCAAACCTTTACATCGCTTTATTAAGGGGCAGCCCAGCACTGTTGgc ATCATTGTGCTGGTCATGGGCTCATCTTTCTTCATTGTATCCATTGCAATCATGTGGGCGTCCGATAAATACATATGGAGAAGTGTCCCACCTGGTTTCGTGCTGGGAGTTCTG TTCATCATAAGTGGAATTCTGTACATTGTGACCGAGCACAACCCAACCAAGAAAACA GTAACAGTATCATTGGCTCTAAGTATTGTGAGCCTCCTGGCAGCTTTTTGGACAATCTTCTACACAGCTCCGAGTATAGCAGCCAGTCACTATTACAGACGCTACGATTTTCCTGTGATTGTTCAGGAAAATGAAACAGAGCCTTTCACCACTGATGAAATGCTGATGTCATCTGTAGAG ATCATGGCGTTGTCTGTGGAAGCAGTCTACTTGTTCTACAGTATCACAGGagcaattatttttattgtaatgtCCATTCTGGCTGGGGCTGCTCTCCGTTCTACAAGGAGTATG GCAGTTGTATTGATGTCCACAGCAGCAACTGGAACACAAGTTGAGTGA